The Trichoderma atroviride chromosome 5, complete sequence genome contains a region encoding:
- a CDS encoding uncharacterized protein (EggNog:ENOG41) has translation MSWTIEEQTHQQNLDLYDLEAAISAAESNQILMFCAASDQGANATENCYPGKWNKCIKIGAATALGDKCTWVPNNQFEYLLPGKGISFKQRTPDGFSITQKSGSSIATALASGLAGLLLYCDQLTCTSAEERLQGQGQMRDAFRRLTGTEKSDSVFVKAHKWFGTKFWQYVANGINEAETNQFSRSKRRAVAKPRPTEWTPEANEALLRIMEEIKVSVRIA, from the coding sequence ATGAGCTGGACCATCGAAGAGCAGACGCATCAGCAGAACCTAGACCTGTACGACTTGGAAGCAgccatctccgccgccgaGTCAAACCAGATCCTGATGTTCTGCGCTGCAAGTGACCAGGGCGCCAACGCAACAGAGAACTGCTACCCGGGCAAGTGGAACAAATGCATCAAGATCGGGGCCGCCACCGCGCTTGGCGACAAGTGTACCTGGGTCCCCAACAACCAGTTCGAGTACCTGCTCCCCGGCAAAGGTATCTCCTTCAAACAACGCACGCCAGATGGCTTCTCTATCACCCAAAAATCGGGAAGCTCGATCGCGACGGCGCTTGCCAGCGGGCTGGCTGGCCTCCTCCTCTATTGCGACCAGCTAACGTGCACGAGTGCCGAGGAGCGACTCCAGGGCCAGGGGCAGATGAGGGACGCGTTTCGCCGGCTGACGGGCACGGAAAAGAGCGACAGTGTGTTTGTGAAGGCGCACAAGTGGTTTGGCACCAAGTTTTGGCAGTATGTGGCCAACGGCATCAACGAGGCCGAGACCAACCAATTCAGCCGTTCCAAGCGCAGGGCTGTGGCCAAGCCCAGGCCGACGGAGTGGACTCCTGAGGCTAATGAGGCTCTGCTGCGCATAATGGAGGAGATCAAGGTAAGTGTAAGGATTGCATAG
- a CDS encoding uncharacterized protein (EggNog:ENOG41), with protein MDDKDNIQAPPQIIISFDNLAVSSDSNGAEENIPTSESILNEAKKLDFSKQDSVEVDRFRNKYEDLFRRRTLKNFLRVLVERSAPGEAEDAQDLEMVLEQKNMWHQTHMHLAVISTSPVVKLLAQKYKELRINEIRKPASATDSHTIKIVSIFDEWKKINLSSGRESQVTPKAVADLLLKLVHDLQEPEGRMSQVQVIRLLISCRDTFLSDKGVVDCDIDNEATEELPEELTPYQMRLSDLKDAWKNLIEFLEQGDIRVSKRDMDSALRLVIIEDPVADAIRSHCLHNFDRGRIAECLYQPGHERDIDFDLSGLPDPTISKSLLKCLSNNLKLESILLYVALPKLTLDKCEETSGENGKNGENGEKSTSPVKKSKVADLRDVFDWLRQNGVKSIITVTVIDHGHPSHSDEMIEEALKGFQVENWDWKRDDLCTDVIAASSNQIKSISLYSSGNNAVLMGWASSEGLLNREKFPQGKASTKRREGNIEAFERKVRSIMVQKKYKQEPIEVEHRLDDGKVSYAAYFGTNNIITHQEISWISELERFAVFLSSEKSIRAQNTPIKIAIIDDGIDVSLDIFTGKIAAGRSFWPLSGSGNPTNAYYVPSGHHGTMMADLICRICPSVQL; from the exons ATGGATGACAAAGATAACATCCAAGCTCCACCGCAAATCATAATAAGTTTCGACAATCTTGCAGTATCCTCCGATTCAAATGGGGCCGAAGAGAACATTCCCACATCCGAGTCGATCCTCAACGAGGCCAAAAAATTGGACTTTAGCAAACAAGATTCGGTCGAAGTTGACCGCTTTCGCAACAAATACGAAGATCTGTTCCGGCGGAGGACACTGAAGAACTTTCTCCGTGTCCTCGTAGAGAGAAGCGCAccaggagaagctgaagacgCCCAGG ATTTAGAAATGGTCCTCGAGCAGAAGAATATGTGGCATCAGACCCATATGCACTTGGCCGTAATATCAACATCACCGGTGGTAAAGCTATTGGCCCAAAAATACAAAGAACTTCGCATCAATGAAATTCGGAAGCCAGCATCTGCTACAGACAGTCACACTATCAAAATAGTCTCCATCTTCGATGAATGGAAGAAAATAAACCTGAGTTCGGGCAGAGAGAGCCAGGTCACGCCCAAGGCCGTCGCAGACCTACTGCTGAAGCTGGTCCATGACCTCCAAGAGCCTGAAGGCCGAATGTCTCAGGTGCAGGTAATAAGACTACTGATCAGCTGCCGCGATACATTTTTGAGCGATAAGGGCGTAGTCGATTGCGACATAGACAATGAAGCCACGGAGGAGCTCCCAGAGGAGTTGACGCCCTATCAGATGAGGCTGTCGGACCTCAAAGATGCTTGGAAGAATCTAATCGAGTTCTTGGAACAAGGAGATATTAGGGTGTCTAAGAGAGATATGGATAGTGCCCTCCGGCTAGTAATTATCGAGGATCCGGTCGCGGATGCGATCCGGTCCCACTGTTTGCACAACTTCGATCGAGGTCGTATTGCGGAATGCCTGTACCAGCCAGGACACG AGAGAGAcatcgactttgacttgtcCGGGCTACCGGATCCGACAATCTCCAAATCCCTTCTCAAATGTCTTTCGAACAATCTTAAATTGGAGAGTATATTGTTATATGTTGCTCTGCCAAAGCTTACGCTTGACAAATGTGAAGAAACGAGTGGTGAAAATGGTAAAAATGGTGAAAATGGTGAAAAATCGAC TTCTCCggtcaagaagagcaaagtaGCTGATTTAAGAGATGTCTTTGACTGGCTGCGCCAAAATGGTGTCAAAAGTATCATCACCGTTACTGTGATCGATCATGGTCATCCCAGCCACAGCGATGAGATGATCGAGGAAGCTCTGAAGGGTTTTCAGGTTGAGAACTGGGACTGGAAAAGGGATGACCTGTGCACGGACGTGATTGCTGCATCGTCTAATCAGATCAAGAGCATCTCTCTCTATTCCTCGGGAAACAACGCTGTCCTTATGGGATGGGCCAGCTCAGAAGGACTTCTAAATCGAGAGAAGTTCCCGCAG GGCAAAGCGtcgacaaaaagaagagagggtaACATAGAAGCTTTCGAAAGAAAGGTTCGCTCGATCATGGTCCAGAAAAAATATAAACAGGAGCCCATCGAGGTAGAGCACCGCCTGGACGACGGCAAGGTCAGCTATGCTGCCTATTTTGGTACTAACAATATCATCACCCACCA AGAGATTTCATGGATCAGCGAGCTCGAAAGATTTGCCGTCTTCCTCTCCAGCGAGAAGTCGATTCGCGCGCAGAACACGCCCATCAAAATTGCCATCATAGACGATGGAATCGATGTCTCGCTAGACATCTTCACAGGGAAAATCGCAGCCGGGAGGTCATTCTGGCCCCTGAGCGGGTCTGGCAACCCTACGAACGCGTACTACGTTCCGTCGGGGCACCACGGCACGATGATGGCGGATCTGATCTGCCGCATCTGTCCCTCTGTCCAGCTCTAG
- a CDS encoding uncharacterized protein (EggNog:ENOG41), which translates to MDELIIDLSEVADSGLGGVFRGRGDRNVYPKVLMDSGEKKQVKAKLIHVISGTFDEAGDPAALLVFEFHFHMPSGRRFKHTLITVTFEDEKGPSILDPEVYRISPEGRYALDKVTNSKDVSHAVDAAVNGGVGGANLELGYHWKMDRNIEKEHSGTLRGLSRRFKTYGEETSAVWEIEEDPVKKEGIPTFLRSALILRLDDESDKFQFTVKIETRESKLLFGSRSSRMIDPFSIDPASNCLAKEANIDTANLGEVDLSSQCVVKLATLMSTT; encoded by the coding sequence ATGGACGAGCTGATAATCGATCTCTCCGAAGTGGCCGACTCTGGGCTAGGGGGCGTTTTTCGCGGCAGAGGGGATCGAAACGTTTACCCAAAGGTCCTCATGGACAGCGGCgagaagaaacaagtcaAAGCAAAGCTCATCCATGTCATCTCTGGCACGTTCGACGAAGCTGGCGATCCCGCTGCACTACTTGTTTTCGAATTTCATTTCCACATGCCCAGCGGCCGGCGATTCAAGCACACGCTCATCACAGTGACTtttgaagacgaaaagggcCCCTCGATTTTGGACCCCGAGGTCTATCGGATCTCCCCCGAAGGTCGCTACGCCCTGGACAAGGTGACGAACTCAAAGGACGTCTCCCACGCCGTCGACGCCGCTGTCAATGGCGGCGTTGGGGGTGCTAATTTGGAGCTGGGATATCACTGGAAAATGGACCGAAACATTGAAAAGGAGCACTCGGGGACGCTCCGTGGGCTCTCTAGGAGATTCAAGACCTACGGGGAGGAGACGAGCGCCGTATgggagattgaagaggacCCTGTCAAGAAGGAGGGTATTCCAACCTTCTTGAGATCTGCACTCATTCTGCGGCTGGACGATGAGAGTGACAAATTTCAGTTCACAGTCAAGATTGAGACGCGCGAGAGCAAACTGCTTTTTGGGTCCAGATCTTCCAGGATGATCGACCCCTTCAGTATCGACCCAGCATCTAATTGTTTGgcaaaagaggcaaacaTAGATACCGCCAATTTGGGAGAAGTCGACTTGTCCAGCCAGTGTGTTGTCAAGCTAGCAACGCTGATGAGTACAACTTAG
- a CDS encoding uncharacterized protein (EggNog:ENOG41) produces MKALILACRKGSSYRQISENTIAAVFFGVLQRAQISEPWDRQILNLFSVSPLRVYTFFSSTSKDFSDVLYELSESFSNISGPYKLFNVFEQPKSTTRPTVVISQYSATNDAVVSENFGAARVHTDLCDIHDGDPLAEWLKLKLNNLEHIMDETTAISDLYHGFIRALAKIDPNLQHIIIPETTPASGSMEWVKTHSGFNQWANTEEIGFLHICESLGSGATVLASHIVGVVREKDAKKEMYFLGFSFDNGDVYGSSMETMILSFICQLLSQRPTLFRHIVRLAMWITQRECSNKKTLWVLFWSLISHIENGQLVITIQAIQESSSPVNEIVDQLYSLRGLPKLGVKIIITSDYENGKSDLLGQCLLVQHLHTIWLESDEDTNLSVKELVRSRIDRLLESRASCKDLGDMIMDYLWSSTPSFYWVTAKIDVLEAQLPKAISSRRTLLEKLEHFPSTIDELFKVMVQRIPLDYINWIQPGKGLSWIMYALRPLTSSEFAVAAAFDQFDASTTLKLDEFGDTISSDLPGDINRIAGPWVKVEDGRINIVNTALKAVLLAQYPEDESFIETMLLLKCIRYLDWVDLRVGNDQSREESCESRNFRNSTEFDFVPYASVYWPDHFQRAAPVSSDVLEEVLAFLENKLQFWSSLARKHQPNLLSLDVSESPLKTAASLGLTQVVERMLSYIEKPISEEKETLIQESMMLAIEHGHSKIALRLYEMQSFCKAPQLHKAASGGFNELLRGFLEFDLVKASIDSYNAFGYTPLHYAAQHGHADTVNLLLENGASANLVSDDGTKTTALHLAVRVADLDIIKALIQRGADATARESSGYNAVALSAEGGFDELIRFFMTDYINVQMVQDTIHGGNKPLHLAAMYGHTSMCKFLVQQQADVKAVNGNDETPLLLAAKGEFWGTVGLLLNIEKQSRGDPKKTREISSNGEESETEAVDGASTTAEGYVQSAKALLDKTTATDPVDSEGNTALHLASRHGHAELVCVLLDSEKFSKDLPNEGGMTAMHLAAREGYTEAVAIILEHEGSAEITNADGDTPMHIAAAKGYINVVELLCAKNPSIRYERNSDNETPLILAAKRGHVAAVKKLLHVSGSGSKQNGSTEVWGDFYPLHSAALEGYDELVRLLVAEEKYNVNIRRDSDQQTPIHAAMQNKSATMISLLIHLGADVTAADEDRDTALHLAASMNHLEACQTLLSHMSDSGIEAIDLSNNENETPLYRTCCFGHTDVAKLLLDNGADCNKHCTEGCTPLHIAAFLRNLNVVRLLLDKTADYNALADIEATPIMLAAQEGHADVTAMLFEAGAAVDMVDSKGSTALHYAAWDGHLDCVEFLVEKGHVDYSLPRKDGRTPLHLAAVDGHVDVAKYLLEKGAQLSVTAETFGTPLECAIKGGQLEVVKLLVGKGAATTMDMSEPASWGKNIMILDFAQKHPLNFNIALSTYMLQQAIILPDNNLALDLLEKITDVNEECEPYKTVLQAAAWKDATSVMEKLLLKGADPNIKGGEYGSALHAAIEGRNVRSVKLLLEHGADPAIEHKGEGAIFPAFRVGKPEVVTALLDKMDSTARAAKDRNGRSLLACAIGVKNKDIGDYLISMNLVPIQDKDLYGRTPLMEAVLSDNADMVKTLLRMGADPNASDTERKTPLIRAITSHSINQEIVTALLEHPRLDPELEDCRGRSYNYWAARLGLERDVIESGVNEYARFSIKWLRFSLVLQAAIASGKESIIKSTIANMNTRNKHLTEPDGDGWTASYTTTRYQLEGMYELKDKLKDLFRPLTVQEPRNWHEEDKSPCLQVSDEGKLVTVMSSPGNPSYHFQTEAVIRADHAMPGNQLYYFEIEVMEGAKDKVIGVGFCEECAVLDRMLGSNKGSWGYHGGDGYTCSSSSCSSYGPQYSKEDVVGCGVDFDKGVAFFTLNGKYLGIAFRGIKGKLYPAVSFDFASEGCRVLANFGQKQFLFDVSKWNAEEALAKPPQN; encoded by the exons ATGAAG GCACTTATCCTGGCGTGCAGGAAAGGCTCATCTTATCGACAGATTTCAGAAAACACGATAGCAGCA GTTTTCTTTGGAGTCCTTCAGAGGGCTCAGATATCCGAGCCCTGGGACCGGCAGATTCTTAATCTTTTCTCTGTCTCGCCTCTTCGCGTCTATACGTTCTTTTCGAGTACTAGCAAGGACTTTTCTGATGTATTATATGAGCTTTCTGAATCCTTTAGCAATATATCCGGGCCATACAAGCTCTTCAATGTGTTTGAGCAACCAAAGAGTACAACGAGGCCAACTGTG GTTATATCTCAATACTCAGCTACCAATGACGCAGTCGTATCGGAGAACTTTGGCGCTGCCCGTGTTCACACAGATCTCTGCGATATTCACGATGGTGATCCACTGGCTGAATGGCTGAAACTTAAGCTCAACAATCTCGAGCATATCATGGACGAGACAACTG CTATCTCGGATCTATACCACGGTTTCATCCGCGCGCTAGCCAAAATCGACCCAAATCTGCAGCACATAATAATACCGGAGACAACTCCGGCCTCTGGTTCCATGGAATGGGTCAAAACTCATTCCGGTTTCAATCAATGGGCTAATACCGAAGAGATAGGGTTTTTGCACATCTGCGAAAGTCTTGGATCTGGTGCAACAGTTCTCGCGTCTCACATTGTCGGCGTGGTTCGTGAGAAAGACGCGAAGAAAGAAATGTATTTCCTGGGCTTCTCGTTCGACAATGGGGACGTGTATGGGTCTTCAATGGAGACCAtgattctctcttttatCTGTCAACTGTTGTCACAGAGACCAACTTTATTCCGCCATATAGTCCGCCTCGCCATGTGGATCACTCAACGAGAATGCTCCAACAAAAAGACGCTGTGGGTGCTATTCTGGTCCCTAATATCCCATATAGAAAATGGTCAGTTGGTCATCACTATACAGGCTATTCAAGAGTCTAGCTCTCCGGTGAATGAAATTGTCGACCAGCTATATTCGCTCCGGGGCCTTCCAAAACTGGGCGTAAAGATAATTATAACGAGTGATTATGAAAACGGAAAATCGGATTTATTGGGACAATGTTTGTTAGTACAACACCTGCACACGATTTGGCTAGAGAGTGACGAAGATACGAACCTTTCTGTCAAGGAGTTGGTTCGATCCCGAATCGATAGGCTGCTTGAATCCAGAGCATCTTGCAAAGACCTGGGTGACATGATTATGGACTATCTCTGGTCTTCAACGCCGAGCTTCTATTGGGTAACGGCTAAGATTGATGTATTGGAAGCTCAGCTCCCTAAGGCAATTTCTTCGAGGCGCACATTGCTAGAGAAGCTTGAACATTTCCCCTCAACTATTGATGAGCTTTTTAAAGTGATGGTACAGAGGATTCCACTTGACTATATCAATTGGATTCAGCCTGGCAAGGGACTGTCCTGGATCATGTACGCTTTGCGCCCCCTGACGAGCTCGGAATTTGCCGTGGCCGCAGCGTTTGATCAGTTTGATGCCAGCACCACCTTAAAGTTGGACGAGTTTGGGGACACAATCTCATCTGATCTTCCAGGGGACATCAATCGAATTGCGGGCCCCTGGGTCAAAGTCGAGGACGGGAGGATCAACATCGTCAATACAGCGCTGAAGGCTGTGCTTCTTGCTCAATATCCGGAAGATGAGTCATTTATTGAAACAATGCTCCTTTTGAAGTGTATCCGCTACCTCGACTGGGTAGATTTGCGGGTCGGAAATGACCAATCTCGAGAAGAAAGTTGTGAATCGCGGAACTTTAGGAATTCTACCGAGTTTGACTTTGTGCCTTACGCGTCTGTCTACTGGCCGGATCATTTCCAAAGAGCTGCGCCTGTGTCCTCGGATGTTTTGGAAGAGGTATTGGCGTTTTTGGAGAATAAATTGCAGTTTTGGTCTTCTCTGGCACGGAAACACCAACCAAATCTCCTCAGCTTGGATGTCTCGGAATCGCCTCTAAAGACAGCGGCAAGCCTGGGGTTGACACAAGTCGTTGAAAGAATGTTGTCTTATATAGAGAAGCCTATTTccgaggaaaaagaaacactCATTCAGGAGTCGATGATGCTGGCAATCGAGCACGGGCACTCAAAGATCGCGCTGAGGCTCTATGAGATGCAGTCATTTTGCAAAGCTCCTCAGTTACACAAAGCAGCCTCTGGAGGGTTCAACGAGCTCCTCCGTGGGTTTCTAGAGTTTGATTTGGTCAAGGCATCTATTGACAGCTACAATGCCTTTGGCTACACCCCCTTGCATTACGCTGCTCAACATGGGCACGCTGACACGGTGAATCTGCTGCTCGAGAATGGAGCAAGTGCCAATCTTGTATCTGACGATGGAACCAAGACAACAGCATTGCATCTCGCTGTGCGGGTCGCAGACCTGGATATTATCAAAGCCCTCATCCAAAGGGGCGCTGATGCAACAGCACGAGAGTCTTCTGGGTATAATGCAGTGGCACTTTCTGCTGAAGGCGGGTTTGATGAACTCATACGATTCTTTATGACTGACTATATTAATGTTCAGATGGTTCAAGACACTATTCACGGTGGAAACAAGCCGCTCCATCTTGCCGCAATGTATGGACACACGTCGATGTGCAAGTTTCTtgtccagcagcaggcagatGTTAAAGCCGTCAACGGCAACGATGAGACTCCGCTTCTTCTGGCTGCCAAAGGAGAATTCTGGGGCACTGTAGGGCTCTTACTTAACATTGAGAAACAGAGTCGAGGAGACCCCAAAAAGACTCGGGAGATCAGCAGCAACGGGGAGGAAAGCGAAACCGAGGCCGTAGATGGAGCTTCCACGA CCGCCGAGGGCTACGTACAGTCCGCCAAGGCTCTCTTGGATAAGACGACGGCCACAGATCCTGTGGATTCCGAGGGCAACACGGCCCTCCATTTGGCAAGCAGGCACGGCCATGCGGAGTTAGTTTGTGTCCTACTGGACTCTGAGAAATTCAGCAAAGATCTCCCCAACGAGGGAGGAATGACAGCAATGCATCTAGCCGCCAGGGAGGGCTATACAGAAGCCGTGGCGATTATTCTGGAACATGAAGGTTCGGCAGAGATAACGAATGCGGACGGAGATACTCCAATGCATATTGCCGCGGCCAAAGGCTATATCAACGTTGTAGAGCTTCTATGTGCTAAAAACCCTAGCATCAGATACGAAAGAAATAGCGACAACGAGACACCCCTGATTCTGGCAGCGAAGAGGGGGCATGTGGCTGCTGTGAAGAAGCTCCTTCATGTTTCCGGCTCTGGGAGCAAGCAGAATGGAAGTACTGAAGTCTGGGGAGATTTTTATCCTCTCCATTCTGCTGCATTAGAGGGCTACGACGAGCTTGTCCGGCTATTAGTAGCCGAAGAGAAATACAACGTCAATATTCGTCGCGATTCGGACCAACAAACCCCTATTCACGCCGCCATGCAAAACAAATCGGCAACAATGATCTCCTTGCTGATACATCTGGGCGCAGACGTCACTGCAGCTGACGAAGACAGAGATACAGCACTTCATTTGGCCGCGTCCATGAACCATCTCGAGGCATGCCAGACACTTCTCTCACACATGTCTGACTCTGGGATCGAAGCAATCGATCTCTCAAACAATGAGAATGAAACACCATTGTACCGAACATGCTGTTTTGGCCATACTGATGTCGCGAAATTGCTCCTCGATAATGGAGCTGATTGCAATAAGCACTGCACTGAAGGCTGTACGCCTCTTCACATCGCAGCTTTCTTGCGCAATTTGAACGTCGTCAGATTGCTTCTAGATAAGACTGCAGATTATAATGCTCTGGCCGATATAGAGGCTACACCCATCATGCTGGCTGCGCAAGAGGGCCACGCCGACGTCACTGCCATGTTGTTtgaggctggtgctgccgTAGACATGGTCGACTCGAAGGGATCAACGGCGCTTCACTACGCTGCCTGGGACGGACACCTCGATTGTGTTGAGTTCCTCGTTGAAAAAGGGCATGTAGACTATAGCCTTCCGCGAAAGGACGGACGAACGCCGCTGCATCTCGCCGCTGTAGATGGGCACGTCGATGTGGCCAAGTATCTTCTGGAAAAGGGGGCGCAGCTGAGCGTCACGGCGGAAACCTTCGGAACCCCTTTGGAATGCGCAATAAAAGGAGGCCAACTTGAGGTCGTCAAGTTGCTTGTTGGCAAAGGTGCTGCCACCACGATGGACATGTCGGAGCCCGCGTCGTGGGGGAAGAACATCATGATACTAGACTTTGCACAGAAGCATCCGTTGAACTTTAATATCGCACTTTCGACTTATATGCTGCAACAAGCCATCATCTTGCCCGACAACAACCTTGCGTTGGATCTCTTGGAGAAGATAACAGACGTGAATGAAGAATGTGAGCCGTACAAGACCGTTCTGCAGGCGGCGGCGTGGAAGGACGCGACGAGTGTCATGGAGAAGCTTCTCCTAAAAGGCGCTGACCCCAACATCAAGGGAGGCGAATACGGCAGCGCCCTTCACGCAGCCATCGAGGGCCGGAATGTGCGGTCAgtgaagctgcttctcgagCACGGCGCTGATCCGGCCATTGAACACAAAGGAGAAGGGGCCATCTTTCCTGCTTTCCGAGTTGGCAAACCTGAAGTCGTCACGGCTCTCCTGGACAAAATGGACAGCACAGCCAGAGCCGCAAAAGACAGAAACGGGCGCAGCCTACTGGCTTGTGCGATAGGCGTGAAGAACAAAGATATTGGGGACTATCTAATTTCTATGAATCTTGTTCCCATCCAAGACAAGGATCTCTATGGACGAACGCCGCTCATGGAGGCCGTCCTAAGCGACAACGCCGACATGGTCAAGACTCTGTTAAGAATGGGAGCAGACCCCAATGCCAGCGACACCGAACGGAAGACGCCACTCATCCGGGCCATAACCTCCCACAGCATCAACCAAGAAATCGTAACCGCCCTCTTGGAGCATCCCAGATTGGACCCCGAGCTCGAAGACTGCCGAGGGCGGAGCTACAATTACTGGGCTGCCCGGCTAGGCCTCGAAAGGGACGTCATCGAGTCTGGCGTGAACGAGTACGCTAGGTTCTCAATCAAATGGCTCCGATTTAGCCTGGTCTTACAGGCCGCAATAGCTTCGGGTAAGGAAAGCATTATAAAGAGCACCATTGCAAACATGAACACCCGGAACAAGCATTTGACCGAGCCGGACGGGGACGGCTGGACGGCAAGTTATACCACGACGAGGTACCAATTGGAGGGCATGTATGAGCTCAAGGACAAATTGAAAGACTTATTCAGGCCTCTCACAGTTCAAGAGCCCCGGAATTGGCATGAAGAGGATAAGTCACCGTGCCTACAGGTTTCGGACGAGGGGAAACTCGTCACGGTGATGA GCAGCCCTGGAAATCCAAGCTATCACTTCCAGACAGAGGCAGTAATCCGTGCCGACCACGCCATGCCCGGCAATCAATTATACTACTTCGAGATAGAGGTCATGGAGGGTGCTAAAGATAA GGTCATTGGCGTAGGATTTTGCGAGGAGTGTGCAGTCCTAGATCGTATGCTAGGTTCGAATAAAGGATCGTGGGGTTACCACGGAGGCGACGGGTATACCTGCTCCTCGAGTAGCTGTAGTAGCTATGGACCGCAGTACTCTAAGGAAGATGTCGTCGGGTGCGGTGTCGACTTTGACAAGGGGGttgccttcttcaccttgaATGGCAAATATCTTG GCATAGCGTTTCGAGGGATCAAGGGCAAGTTATACCCGGCTGTGTCCTTTGATTTTGCATCCGAAGGGTGTCGTGTTCTGGCCAACTTTGGACAGAAGCAGTTTTTGTTCGATGTGTCTAAGTGGAATGCCGAGGAAGCACTAGCTAAGCCACCCCAGAACTAA
- a CDS encoding uncharacterized protein (EggNog:ENOG41) — MAELFCCLAIKPYRPRRLDHEAKFDRFVQWAKYASSDPSDSFHLDSNLEYAVQLVKQANFGPQESIRYFTPAGGDSGFIEITENDLLEANFKKLNSYKNFKCDTHNKFFEVNLYQKNPINKHHWRADLARPSTDIDLPLKQKAEEKRSDVGAESSASPPNPTSDASSSNSSNAILQANESTNKLESTAIKSALRILLPTIKTNLGPKALASLLCLDWVNEELGLGLDIERDWETQLTSRNIATFIFDYAHLSAAVLVTLEAIERLVDQEMHRNSFKNRQLPPGRKRFQEIVNKVLESKATASWVSKSREDMMRAFTAGPNEQLLELFQHKDEEERISSLTDKLKLTAEDENGDNDSQHNDDTGRYEDYYEDYYEESYDRHSIGFYPSDCEDKDLTACDKECGYCGRCPY, encoded by the exons ATGGCGGAACTGTTTTGCTGTCTGGCAATAAAGCCATATCGCCCTCGGCGACTTGATCATGAAGCGAAATTTGACCGCTTCGTGCAATGGGCTAAATATGCGTCTTCCGACCCCAGCGACAGCTTTCACCTCGATAGCAACTTGGAATACGCCGTACAGCTCGTGAAACAAGCCAACTTTGGGCCGCAAGAGTCAATCCGATACTTTACTCCAGCCGGGGGTGACTCCGGGTTCATAGAGATCACCGAGAACGACCTTCTTGAAGCCAactttaaaaagctaaacTC GTACAAAAACTTCAAATGCGACACACACAACAAGTTTTTCGAAGTCAACTTGTATCAGAAGAATCCCATCAACAAGCACCATTGGCGAGCGGATCTTGCACGACCTTCCACAGATATCGACTTGCCattgaagcaaaaagcagaagagaagCGATCAGATGTTGGAGCCGAGTCCAGCGCATCACCTCCCAACCCAACGTCTGATGCATCGAGCTCAAACTCTTCCAATGCAATTTTGCAGGCTAATGAG AGTACCAATAAGCTAGAAAGTACGGCGATCAAGTCAGCCCTCCGTATCTTGCTTCCGACTATCAAGACAAACCTTGGCCCAAAAGCTCTAGCATCTCTGCTTTGTCTCGATTGGGTCAATGAAgaacttggccttggtctcgaCATTGAGAGAGATTGGGAAACTCAATTGACTTCACGCAACATTGCAACGTTCATCTTCGACTACGCCCACCTATCTGCTGCAGTGTTGGTTACCTTGGAAGCAATCGAACGTTTGGTGGATCAAGAGATGCATCGTAACTCTTTCAAGAATCGGCAACTTCCTCCAGGTCGAAAGCGGTTCCAAGAGATTGTCAATAAAGTCTTGGAAAGCAAGGCAACCGCGAGTTGGGTGTCCAAAAGCCGAGAGGACATGATGCGCGCGTTCACGGCCGGGCCCAACGAACAGCTTTTAGAGTTATTCCAGcacaaagatgaagaggagcgGATCTCATCGCTGACTGACAAG TTGAAATTAACTGCAGAAGATGAGAATGGCGACAATGATTCTCAACACAATGACGATACGGGCCGCTATGAAGATTACTATGAAGATTACTATGAGGAATCCTACGACCGCCACAGTATTGGTTTCTATCCTTCTGATTGTGAAGACAAAGATCTCACAGCTTGCGACAAGGAGTGCGGGTATTGTGGAAGATGCCCTTACTGA